From a region of the Helianthus annuus cultivar XRQ/B chromosome 5, HanXRQr2.0-SUNRISE, whole genome shotgun sequence genome:
- the LOC118492120 gene encoding uncharacterized protein LOC118492120 has protein sequence MEALSFMIEKERSEGIFSGIQTPLNGPMVSHLFYANDVIILGDWSNSNIANMVRILQVFHICSVLKINIANSNLYAIGVSNGQIKNMAEVIGCQADEFPFRYLGLIVGANMNRVSNWKPMYNLVDARLAKWNAALLSIGGRITLIRSVLECLPNYYFSLYKAPVQVVKDIEAKIRNFLWGGSNSVSMVHWVAWDRVAMPLDKGGLALNKLKNINISLLVKWGWRFKVDKDKLWVKVIEAVHKSRSNWDVFPVKKSMGGGLVQYSESDGKDIG, from the coding sequence ATGGAGGCTTTATCCTTCATGATTGAAAAGGAGAGAAGTGAAGGGATTTTTTCAGGTATTCAAACTCCTTTGAACGGACCAATGGTTTCTCATTTGTTTTATGCGAATGATGTTATTATTTTGGGGGACTGGTCTAATAGCAATATTGCTAATATGGTTAGAATTCTTCAGGTCTTTCATATATGCTCCGTTTTAAAGATCAACATTGCTAATTCTAATTTATATGCGATTGGAGTTTCTAACGGGCAGATAAAGAACATGGCCGAGGTTATTGGGTGTCAAGCTGATGAGTTTCCGTTCAGGTACCTTGGATTGATAGTGGGTGCTAATATGAACAGGGTCTCTAATTGGAAGCCGATGTACAATTTAGTTGATGCGAGATTGGCGAAATGGAATGCGGCTTTGCTTTCTATCGGAGGAAGAATCACCTTAATTAGGTCGGTTTTGGAATGCCTTCCGAACTATTATTTTTCTCTTTATAAAGCTCCGGTTCAAGTTGTAAAGGATATTGAAGCAAAAATAAGGAATTTTTTATGGGGTGGTAGTAACTCGGTGAGCATGGTCCATTGGGTGGCTTGGGACCGGGTGGCTATGCCTTTGGATAAAGGAGGATTGGCCCTAAACAAACTAAAGAACATTAATATTTCCTTGTTGGTTAAATGGGGTTGGCGTTTTAAGGTGGACAAAGACAAACTGTGGGTTAAAGTGATAGAAGCGGTTCACAAGTCGAGATCTAATTGGGATGTTTTTCCGGTAAAAAAAAGTATGGGGGGGGGGTTGGTGCAATATAGTGAATCTGATGGAAAAGACATTGGTTGA